Sequence from the Candidatus Cloacimonadota bacterium genome:
CTATTTTGCTACAGGAAGCAAAAAGAAAGCATTTATGTATTCGTTTTTATCTGGGTTAGCTGAACCGTTAGGAGCAATTGTCGGGTATCTCATTTTAATGCCTTTCTTAACAGAAACACTATTTGGAGTTGTATTTGCTATGGTAGGCGGCATAATGGTCTATATCTCTTTTGATGAACTTTTACCTGCAGCCCAAAAGTACGGGGAACACCATCTCTCAATATACGGTCTGGTGGCAGGGATGGCTGTTATGGCAGTTAGTTTATTGATTCTATTCTGAAAACTAATTAGTTAATTTATAGAGTAAGACATGGACTTATTGACTTGGGTTGGAATATTATTCTGTCTTTCCCAATCTGCTTTGTTTTCAGGCATGAATTTGGGGTTGTTTTCAATCAGCAAATTGGAACTTCAGGTAGAAGTCAAGAAGGGTAACCAGTCAGCAAAAAAAGTCCTGAAATTACGTGATAATGTTAATCTGACTTTAGTGACGATACTCTGGGGTAATGTTGGAGTTAATGTGCTTCTTGCTATGTTATCTGACTCAGTTCTAAGCGGAGTTATAGCTTTTCTGTTCTCAACAATTGTTATAACTGTTTTTGCAGAGATCATACCGCAAGCGTACTTCACACGTAATGCTCTTAAATTATCAGCTTTGTTATTACCGATTTTACGTGTATATCAGATCATTCTCTATCCGGTAAA
This genomic interval carries:
- a CDS encoding DUF21 domain-containing protein, which codes for MDLLTWVGILFCLSQSALFSGMNLGLFSISKLELQVEVKKGNQSAKKVLKLRDNVNLTLVTILWGNVGVNVLLAMLSDSVLSGVIAFLFSTIVITVFAEIIPQAYFTRNALKLSALLLPILRVYQIILYPV